In a genomic window of Leptospira hartskeerlii:
- a CDS encoding bifunctional helix-turn-helix domain-containing protein/methylated-DNA--[protein]-cysteine S-methyltransferase encodes MKGQQNTDFDRIADAIFYLRKNFKTQPSLEDVAGKLKLSPHHFQRMFTDWAGVSPKKFLQYTTLEYAKGLLKENGSSLLDTALDSGLSGTGRLHDLFINIEGMTPGEYKNGGKDLSINYSYAECPFGKLLVASTPKGICYISFFENEKKVFQELKSIFPNANYNQTVDMIQQHALFIFTHDWSQLGNIKLHLKGTEFQLKVWETLLKIPMGKLSTYGQIGEQMGNPKATRAIGTAIGNNPVAFLIPCHRVIRSSGEFGEYHWGDSRKVAMIGWEAAKTDLINRNDL; translated from the coding sequence ATGAAAGGACAACAAAATACAGACTTCGATAGGATTGCAGATGCGATCTTTTATCTTCGTAAAAATTTCAAAACACAACCAAGCTTGGAAGATGTGGCGGGCAAATTAAAACTTAGCCCTCATCATTTCCAAAGAATGTTCACCGACTGGGCAGGAGTAAGTCCAAAGAAATTTTTACAATACACTACTTTGGAATACGCAAAAGGTTTATTAAAGGAGAATGGTTCTTCCTTATTGGACACCGCCTTAGATTCAGGACTTTCCGGCACAGGTAGATTGCATGATCTATTTATCAATATAGAAGGAATGACCCCCGGAGAATACAAAAACGGAGGAAAGGATCTTTCAATTAACTATAGTTATGCGGAATGTCCCTTTGGAAAATTACTCGTGGCTTCTACTCCGAAAGGAATTTGTTATATTTCATTTTTTGAAAATGAGAAGAAGGTATTTCAAGAGCTAAAGTCCATCTTTCCGAACGCAAACTATAATCAGACGGTTGATATGATCCAGCAACATGCTTTATTCATATTCACTCATGATTGGAGCCAATTAGGTAATATCAAATTACATCTAAAAGGAACGGAATTCCAACTCAAGGTATGGGAAACTCTTTTGAAGATACCTATGGGAAAACTTTCCACTTACGGACAGATCGGAGAGCAAATGGGAAATCCTAAGGCGACAAGAGCTATAGGGACTGCGATTGGAAATAATCCAGTGGCATTTCTAATCCCTTGTCATAGAGTGATCCGCTCTTCCGGAGAATTCGGAGAATATCATTGGGGAGATTCCCGCAAAGTTGCGATGATCGGTTGGGAAGCTGCGAAGACGGATCTGATCAATAGGAACGATCTATGA
- a CDS encoding TetR/AcrR family transcriptional regulator, producing the protein MGTREQTRELVLEAAESLFLAKGLLDVSMEDIAAKASCTRRNLYRYFDTKEALSIEVLRKLLSPWNQFQLQTFEQLRSLNVSGREELVSFLKTLAKYLETHKPLLRFTAEFDFVFRERSSFQLDTSSEESLFAEFLFTEKLITQIIERGEGDGSLRVPSSLAILVPTITTVLWSLGQRVALRETLIPREFGVNGMELVQTQIDLLVLALETKKGPGEKKENEYV; encoded by the coding sequence GTGGGAACAAGGGAGCAAACCAGAGAACTTGTCTTAGAAGCAGCAGAATCCCTGTTTCTGGCCAAAGGACTCCTAGATGTTTCTATGGAAGACATCGCCGCCAAGGCCTCATGCACTAGACGAAATCTGTATCGTTATTTTGATACGAAAGAGGCACTCAGTATCGAAGTTCTCAGAAAACTTCTCTCTCCTTGGAATCAATTTCAGCTCCAAACATTTGAACAGCTTCGAAGTTTAAATGTTTCGGGAAGGGAAGAACTTGTTTCCTTTCTCAAAACTCTCGCGAAATATTTAGAAACTCATAAACCGCTGCTACGCTTTACTGCGGAGTTCGACTTTGTATTTAGAGAGCGTAGTTCTTTTCAATTAGATACTTCTTCTGAAGAGTCTTTATTTGCAGAGTTCTTATTCACTGAAAAACTTATCACACAAATTATAGAAAGGGGAGAAGGAGACGGAAGTCTTAGAGTCCCTTCATCCTTAGCAATACTAGTTCCTACAATTACAACAGTCTTATGGAGTTTAGGGCAAAGAGTTGCTCTAAGAGAAACTTTAATCCCAAGAGAATTCGGTGTGAACGGTATGGAACTTGTACAAACACAAATTGATCTATTAGTGCTCGCTTTAGAAACGAAAAAAGGTCCTGGAGAAAAGAAGGAGAATGAATATGTCTAA